The Pseudomonas parafulva genome window below encodes:
- a CDS encoding PqiC family protein gives MKFLRLPFALLMTGLLGLGGCTMHQPVALYQLDSGDPGQPTQAAGMAVVLGPVSVADYLQRETFLQRQPDGSLTAATDGRWAGSLSSDIDQLLVRQLAWRLDSQRVVLAPASTGFTPDVQVLLSITRLDSGSSQPAILDAQWRVLDRRGHVRDNRIVHLEQQHEGSEASQVQAQGQLLQRLVEQLSSAVKPLANQPALAEEAPKKPAAQAQVKKQPEKSRIPMASPIRTDMEVFRF, from the coding sequence ATGAAATTTCTGCGCCTTCCCTTTGCGCTGTTGATGACGGGACTGCTGGGCCTGGGCGGGTGCACCATGCACCAGCCGGTGGCCTTGTATCAGCTCGACAGCGGTGACCCCGGCCAGCCGACGCAGGCTGCCGGCATGGCGGTCGTGCTCGGACCGGTCTCGGTCGCCGACTACCTGCAACGTGAAACCTTCCTGCAACGTCAGCCCGATGGCAGCCTCACCGCCGCGACCGACGGTCGCTGGGCCGGCAGCCTGTCGTCGGATATCGACCAGTTGCTGGTCCGCCAGCTCGCCTGGCGTCTGGATAGCCAACGCGTGGTCCTGGCCCCGGCCAGCACCGGCTTCACGCCTGATGTGCAGGTGCTGTTGTCCATCACCCGCCTGGACTCCGGCAGCAGCCAGCCGGCGATTCTCGATGCCCAGTGGCGCGTGCTCGACCGTCGCGGCCATGTGCGCGACAACCGTATCGTTCATCTCGAGCAGCAGCACGAAGGCAGCGAAGCGTCCCAGGTTCAGGCCCAGGGGCAACTGCTGCAGCGGTTGGTCGAGCAGTTGAGCAGCGCGGTCAAGCCTTTGGCCAACCAGCCGGCGCTCGCCGAAGAAGCCCCGAAGAAGCCGGCGGCCCAAGCCCAGGTGAAGAAGCAGCCCGAGAAATCGAGAATTCCGATGGCTTCGCCGATTCGCACGGACATGGAAGTGTTCCGCTTCTGA
- the motA gene encoding flagellar motor stator protein MotA, giving the protein MAKIIGIIVVFASVLGGYVLSHGKIAALIQPFEVLIIGGAAFGAFLQANPGYMTLHVIKKSLKMFGSRFTHTFYLEVLGLIYEILNKSRREGMMAIEGDIEDAAASPIFAKYPAVLGDERMTAFICDYLRIMSTGNMAPHELEGLFDMELLSMKEELEHPSHAVTGVADGMPGFGIVAAVLGIVVTMASLGEGDQKAIGMHVGAALVGTFFGILAAYGFFGPLANCLQHDAKEELNVYEAIKASLVASASGMPPSLAVEFGRKVLYPKHRPSFAELEQAVRGR; this is encoded by the coding sequence ATGGCTAAAATTATCGGCATCATCGTCGTATTCGCGAGCGTTCTCGGCGGGTACGTCCTATCCCACGGCAAGATCGCGGCGCTGATCCAGCCATTCGAAGTGCTGATCATCGGTGGTGCAGCCTTTGGTGCCTTCCTGCAGGCCAACCCGGGCTACATGACCCTGCACGTGATCAAGAAGTCGCTGAAGATGTTCGGCAGCCGCTTCACCCACACGTTCTACCTGGAAGTGCTGGGCCTGATCTACGAGATTCTCAACAAGAGCCGCCGCGAGGGCATGATGGCCATCGAGGGCGACATCGAAGATGCCGCCGCCAGCCCGATCTTCGCCAAGTACCCGGCAGTGCTCGGCGACGAGCGCATGACGGCGTTCATCTGCGACTACCTGCGCATCATGTCCACCGGCAACATGGCACCCCACGAGCTCGAGGGCCTGTTCGACATGGAACTGCTGAGCATGAAGGAAGAGCTCGAGCACCCGTCGCACGCGGTGACTGGCGTGGCCGACGGCATGCCCGGCTTCGGTATCGTCGCGGCGGTACTGGGCATCGTGGTGACCATGGCCTCGCTCGGCGAGGGCGACCAGAAGGCGATCGGCATGCACGTGGGCGCGGCGCTGGTCGGTACCTTCTTCGGTATCCTGGCGGCCTATGGCTTCTTCGGCCCGCTGGCCAACTGCCTGCAGCACGACGCCAAGGAAGAGCTGAACGTCTACGAGGCGATCAAGGCCTCGCTGGTGGCCTCGGCCTCCGGCATGCCGCCGTCGCTGGCGGTCGAGTTCGGGCGCAAGGTGCTGTATCCAAAGCATCGCCCGAGCTTCGCCGAGCTGGAACAAGCGGTGCGCGGTCGCTGA
- the serB gene encoding phosphoserine phosphatase SerB → MREIVLINITGEDRPGLTAALTGVLLQGGVNILDIGLAVMHGTLSFGILVDIPDNEVATALLQSVQSKAHELNLQARYTPISEEDYQQWVDGHGDNRHIVTLLSRKVTPAQLQRVSALISQYGLTIERIERLSARVALDAPTEQGRACLEISVRGEPTDPQALRAEFFALSSEQGVDIAFQQDDLFRRNRRLAVFDMDSTLIEAEVIDELAKAAGVGEQVSAITERAMRGELDFRASFKERMALLKGLDVGVLDEIGASLRLTEGAEHLFAELKRLGYKTAILSGGFSYFARQVQARLGIDYVFANELEVVDGKVTGVAVEPIVDAQRKADLLQELAIKEGLQLEQTIAVGDGANDLPMLSLAGLGVAFRAKPLVRQSAKQAISTLGLDGVLYLLGWRDRNGCA, encoded by the coding sequence TTGCGCGAAATCGTCCTGATCAACATCACTGGTGAAGACCGTCCGGGTCTCACTGCGGCCCTCACCGGCGTCCTGCTCCAGGGCGGTGTGAACATTCTCGACATCGGTCTGGCCGTCATGCACGGCACGCTGTCGTTCGGCATTCTGGTGGACATTCCCGACAACGAGGTGGCCACCGCCTTGCTGCAAAGCGTGCAGTCCAAGGCTCACGAGCTGAACCTGCAGGCGCGCTACACGCCGATTTCCGAAGAAGACTACCAGCAGTGGGTCGACGGTCATGGCGACAACCGCCATATCGTCACCCTGCTCAGCCGCAAGGTCACCCCGGCACAGTTGCAACGCGTCAGCGCGCTGATCAGCCAGTACGGTCTGACCATCGAGCGTATCGAGCGCCTGTCGGCCCGGGTCGCGCTCGATGCGCCCACCGAACAGGGGCGTGCCTGCCTGGAAATCTCGGTGCGCGGCGAGCCGACCGATCCCCAGGCCCTGCGCGCCGAGTTCTTCGCGCTGTCCTCCGAGCAGGGCGTCGATATCGCCTTTCAGCAGGATGATCTGTTCCGCCGCAACCGTCGCCTGGCGGTCTTCGACATGGACTCGACCTTGATCGAAGCCGAAGTGATCGACGAGCTGGCCAAGGCGGCGGGTGTCGGCGAGCAGGTGTCGGCGATCACCGAACGCGCCATGCGCGGCGAACTGGACTTCCGCGCCAGCTTCAAGGAGCGCATGGCCTTGCTCAAAGGCCTGGATGTTGGCGTGCTGGACGAGATCGGCGCCTCGCTGCGCCTGACCGAAGGCGCCGAGCACCTGTTCGCTGAACTCAAGCGCCTGGGTTACAAGACCGCCATCCTCTCCGGCGGCTTCTCCTATTTCGCCAGGCAGGTGCAGGCGCGCCTGGGCATCGACTACGTCTTCGCCAACGAGTTGGAAGTGGTGGATGGCAAGGTGACTGGGGTGGCGGTGGAGCCGATCGTCGATGCCCAGCGCAAGGCCGATCTGCTACAGGAGCTGGCGATCAAGGAGGGGCTGCAACTGGAGCAGACCATCGCGGTGGGCGATGGCGCCAACGATTTGCCGATGCTGTCGCTGGCGGGCCTGGGCGTGGCCTTCAGGGCCAAGCCGCTGGTGCGTCAATCGGCCAAGCAGGCCATTTCTACGCTGGGTCTGGACGGGGTGTTGTATCTGCTGGGCTGGCGCGACCGCAACGGTTGCGCGTGA
- the asd gene encoding archaetidylserine decarboxylase (Phosphatidylserine decarboxylase is synthesized as a single chain precursor. Generation of the pyruvoyl active site from a Ser is coupled to cleavage of a Gly-Ser bond between the larger (beta) and smaller (alpha chains). It is an integral membrane protein.) translates to MKSRLFIISQYLLPHHLLSRLAGCVAECRVRWFKNAFTAWFAKRYQVNMSEALVEDLTAYEHFNAFFTRALKPGARPLDDTPGAILCPADGAVSQLGPIEHGRIFQAKGHSYSAQELLGGDPALAAPFMGGEFATIYLSPKDYHRVHMPLAGTLREMVYVPGRLFSVNQTTAENVPELFARNERVVCLFDTERGPMAVVLVGAMIVASIETVWAGLVTPPKRELKTVRYDEASRAPIHLEKGAELGRFKLGSTAIVLFGPDQVKWAQNLGALSAVRMGEQLALPTQG, encoded by the coding sequence ATGAAATCCCGTTTGTTCATCATCAGCCAGTACCTGCTGCCGCATCACCTGCTCTCGCGCCTGGCCGGCTGCGTGGCCGAGTGCCGCGTACGCTGGTTCAAGAATGCCTTCACCGCCTGGTTCGCCAAGCGCTACCAGGTCAACATGAGCGAAGCGCTGGTCGAAGACCTCACCGCCTACGAGCACTTCAACGCCTTCTTCACCCGTGCCCTCAAGCCCGGCGCACGCCCGCTGGACGACACCCCCGGCGCGATCCTGTGCCCGGCCGACGGCGCCGTCAGCCAGCTTGGCCCGATCGAACACGGGCGCATTTTCCAGGCCAAGGGCCACAGCTATAGCGCCCAGGAGCTGCTGGGCGGCGATCCGGCGCTGGCAGCGCCGTTCATGGGCGGCGAGTTCGCCACCATCTACCTGTCACCCAAGGACTACCACCGCGTGCACATGCCGCTGGCCGGCACCCTGCGTGAGATGGTCTACGTGCCAGGTCGGCTGTTCTCGGTCAACCAAACCACCGCTGAAAACGTACCGGAACTGTTCGCCCGCAACGAGCGCGTGGTGTGCCTGTTCGACACCGAGCGCGGGCCGATGGCCGTGGTGCTGGTCGGTGCAATGATCGTCGCCTCGATCGAGACGGTGTGGGCCGGGCTGGTCACACCACCCAAGCGCGAACTCAAGACCGTTCGCTACGACGAAGCCAGCCGTGCGCCGATCCATCTGGAGAAAGGTGCGGAACTGGGCCGCTTCAAGCTGGGCTCCACCGCCATCGTGCTGTTCGGGCCGGATCAGGTGAAGTGGGCGCAGAACCTCGGCGCGCTGTCGGCCGTACGCATGGGTGAGCAATTGGCACTGCCGACCCAAGGCTGA
- the parC gene encoding DNA topoisomerase IV subunit A yields MSDLLDSLEGVERRSLADFTEQAYLNYSMYVIMDRALPHIGDGLKPVQRRIVYAMSELGLDADAKHKKSARTVGDVLGKFHPHGDSACYEAMVLMAQPFSYRYTLVDGQGNWGAPDDPKSFAAMRYTEARLSRYSEVLLSELGQGTVDWGPNFDGTLQEPLVLPARLPNILLNGTTGIAVGMATDVPPHNLREVASACVRLLDEPKATLEQLCEHIQGPDYPTEAEIVTPRADILKMYESGKGSIRMRAVYRVEDGDIVVTALPHQVSGAKVLEQIAAQMQNKKLPMVADLRDESDHENPCRIVIIPRSNRVDAAELMQHLFATTDLESSYRVNVNIIGLDGRPQLKSLRALLQEWLQFRIGTVRRRLQFRLDKVERRLHLLEGLLTAFLNLDEVIHIIRTEEHPKQALIERFALSEIQADYILETRLRQLARLEEMKIRGEQDELLKEQAKLLALLGSEAKLRKLVRSELIKDAETYGDARRSPIVERAEAKALSETELMPTEPVTVVLSEKGWVRCAKGHDIDATGLSYKAGDGFKAAAAGRSNQFAVLIDSTGRSYSLAAHSLPSARGQGEPLTGRLTPPPGASFECVLLPEDDALYVVASDAGYGFVVKGEDLQAKNKAGKGLLSLPNGAKVITPRAVDDREQDWLAAVTTEGRLLVFKVADLPQLGKGKGNKIIGVPGDRVASREEYVTDLAVIAEGATLVLQAGKRTLSLKPDDLEHYKGERGRRGSKLPRGFQRVDSLTVERPA; encoded by the coding sequence ATGAGCGACTTACTGGACAGTCTCGAAGGCGTCGAACGCCGTTCCCTGGCCGACTTCACCGAACAGGCCTACCTCAACTATTCCATGTACGTGATCATGGACCGGGCCCTGCCGCACATCGGCGACGGCCTCAAGCCCGTGCAGCGGCGTATCGTCTACGCCATGAGCGAGCTGGGCCTGGATGCCGACGCCAAGCACAAGAAGTCGGCGCGTACCGTCGGTGACGTACTGGGTAAATTCCATCCCCACGGCGACTCGGCCTGCTACGAAGCCATGGTGCTGATGGCGCAGCCGTTCAGCTACCGCTACACGCTGGTCGATGGCCAGGGCAACTGGGGTGCGCCGGACGATCCGAAATCCTTCGCGGCCATGCGCTACACCGAGGCGCGGCTGTCGCGTTATTCCGAAGTGCTGCTCAGCGAGCTGGGCCAGGGCACCGTGGACTGGGGGCCGAACTTCGACGGCACGCTCCAGGAGCCGCTGGTCCTGCCGGCGCGCCTGCCGAACATCCTGCTCAACGGCACCACCGGTATCGCCGTGGGCATGGCCACCGACGTGCCGCCGCACAACCTGCGTGAAGTCGCCAGCGCCTGCGTGCGTCTGCTCGACGAGCCGAAGGCGACCCTCGAGCAACTGTGCGAGCACATCCAAGGCCCGGACTACCCCACCGAAGCCGAGATCGTCACGCCGCGCGCCGACATCCTCAAGATGTACGAGAGCGGCAAAGGCTCGATCCGCATGCGGGCGGTGTATCGCGTGGAAGATGGCGACATCGTCGTCACCGCCTTGCCGCATCAGGTGTCCGGCGCCAAGGTGCTGGAGCAGATCGCGGCGCAGATGCAGAACAAGAAGCTGCCGATGGTCGCCGACCTGCGCGATGAGTCCGACCACGAAAACCCCTGCCGCATTGTTATCATCCCGCGCTCGAACCGCGTCGATGCCGCTGAGCTGATGCAACACCTGTTCGCCACCACCGATCTGGAAAGCAGCTATCGGGTCAACGTCAACATCATCGGCCTGGACGGGCGTCCGCAACTCAAGAGCCTGCGTGCGCTGTTGCAGGAGTGGTTGCAGTTCCGCATCGGCACCGTGCGCCGCCGCCTGCAGTTCCGTCTGGACAAGGTCGAGCGTCGCTTGCACTTGCTCGAAGGTCTGCTCACCGCCTTCCTCAACCTGGATGAGGTGATCCATATCATCCGCACCGAGGAGCATCCCAAGCAGGCATTGATCGAGCGTTTCGCACTGAGCGAAATCCAGGCCGACTACATCCTCGAGACCCGTCTGCGCCAATTGGCGCGCCTGGAAGAGATGAAGATTCGCGGCGAACAGGACGAACTGCTCAAGGAGCAGGCCAAGTTGCTGGCGCTGCTGGGCAGCGAGGCCAAGCTGCGCAAGCTGGTGCGCAGCGAGCTGATCAAGGATGCCGAAACCTACGGCGACGCGCGTCGCTCGCCGATCGTCGAGCGCGCCGAGGCCAAGGCCCTGTCGGAAACCGAGCTGATGCCGACCGAGCCGGTGACCGTGGTGCTCTCCGAAAAAGGCTGGGTGCGCTGCGCCAAAGGCCATGACATCGATGCCACCGGTTTGTCGTACAAGGCCGGTGACGGCTTCAAAGCGGCAGCGGCGGGGCGTTCGAACCAGTTTGCGGTGCTCATCGACTCGACCGGCCGCAGCTACTCGCTGGCGGCCCACAGCCTGCCCTCGGCCCGAGGTCAGGGCGAACCGTTGACCGGTCGGCTGACGCCGCCGCCCGGCGCCAGCTTCGAGTGCGTGTTGCTGCCCGAGGACGATGCGCTGTACGTGGTGGCGTCCGATGCCGGCTACGGATTCGTGGTCAAGGGCGAGGACTTGCAGGCCAAGAACAAGGCGGGCAAAGGGTTGCTGAGCCTGCCCAATGGCGCCAAGGTCATTACCCCGCGTGCGGTCGATGATCGCGAGCAGGATTGGCTGGCGGCGGTGACGACCGAAGGGCGTTTGCTGGTGTTCAAGGTGGCCGACCTGCCGCAACTGGGCAAGGGCAAGGGCAACAAGATCATCGGTGTACCGGGGGACCGGGTCGCCAGCCGGGAAGAATACGTCACCGACCTGGCCGTGATCGCCGAGGGCGCGACCCTTGTGTTGCAGGCTGGCAAGCGTACCCTGTCGCTCAAGCCAGATGATCTGGAACATTACAAAGGCGAGCGGGGTCGCCGTGGTAGCAAGTTGCCACGAGGTTTCCAGCGCGTCGACAGCCTCACGGTAGAGCGTCCGGCGTGA
- a CDS encoding histidine kinase, with translation MNRPTPVKTDNFFLMIFRALSQRRIPLALRIASHNIFLVALALVIYACVMGLQFKQAMHEQADAVGQSLTTQTATSATELLVSNDILSLNVLLGNLVKNPLVAHAAIYSPDNRILAEAGQRPKNSLLGEAEGVYQTKITFQDVTAGQLRISLDMSQFQQPMLISLQSMGILAAILLALALTLSLRLGRFISTPLLQLRVWLRDPHPYTPGIERQDEIGDLARQLHAKLAPPPPPEPEPEPEDEDDFADLPVEPAPRKPTAKPVSARPVAADEEADDDAFADLLEDNEPSAKALSVAEPDEPNTSAVLAVQLGSQEQLRRLPRTRLTELLERYRDCLDQAASLYEGEVQTLNDGSTLLLFHSRHSGEDYLTNAICCGELLRALGHALQIEVADSGITLQLQLGLALGEDLLDMDQVDLLMTDKAQAALALSQHSRNLLLVERQVSDDALIRQRARIRPIASPEGACCVERLMEPYPSMLERQLARMHERRG, from the coding sequence GTGAACCGGCCCACGCCCGTCAAAACCGACAACTTCTTTCTGATGATCTTCCGAGCCTTGAGCCAACGCCGTATTCCCTTGGCATTGCGCATCGCCAGCCACAACATTTTCCTGGTGGCGCTGGCTCTGGTGATCTATGCCTGCGTGATGGGCCTGCAGTTCAAGCAGGCCATGCACGAGCAGGCCGATGCCGTGGGCCAGAGCCTGACCACCCAGACGGCGACGTCGGCGACCGAGCTGCTGGTGTCCAACGACATCCTCAGCCTCAACGTGCTGCTGGGCAACCTGGTGAAGAACCCGCTGGTGGCCCACGCGGCGATCTACAGCCCCGACAACCGCATCCTCGCCGAGGCCGGGCAACGGCCGAAGAACAGCCTGCTGGGCGAGGCCGAGGGTGTCTACCAGACCAAGATCACCTTCCAGGACGTGACCGCCGGGCAACTGCGCATCAGCCTGGACATGAGCCAGTTCCAGCAGCCGATGCTGATCAGCCTGCAGAGCATGGGCATTCTCGCCGCCATCCTGCTGGCCTTGGCGCTGACCCTGAGCCTGCGCCTGGGTCGTTTCATCTCCACGCCGCTGCTGCAACTGCGGGTCTGGTTACGCGATCCTCACCCCTACACCCCGGGCATCGAGCGTCAGGACGAGATCGGCGATCTGGCCAGGCAGCTGCACGCCAAGCTGGCGCCGCCGCCACCACCGGAGCCTGAACCCGAGCCGGAAGACGAGGACGACTTCGCCGACCTACCGGTCGAGCCCGCCCCCCGCAAGCCCACCGCCAAGCCCGTGAGCGCCCGCCCCGTCGCGGCCGACGAAGAGGCCGACGACGACGCCTTCGCCGACCTGCTCGAGGACAACGAGCCCAGCGCCAAGGCGCTGAGTGTTGCCGAGCCGGACGAACCGAACACCAGCGCCGTGCTGGCGGTGCAGTTGGGCTCCCAGGAGCAACTGCGGCGCCTGCCGCGCACGCGCCTGACCGAGCTTCTGGAGCGCTACCGCGACTGCCTGGATCAGGCCGCGTCGCTCTACGAAGGTGAAGTGCAGACGCTCAACGATGGCAGCACCCTGCTGCTGTTCCACAGCCGTCACAGCGGCGAGGACTACCTCACCAACGCCATCTGCTGCGGCGAGCTGCTGCGCGCCCTGGGCCACGCCTTGCAGATCGAGGTGGCCGACAGCGGCATCACCTTGCAACTGCAACTGGGCTTGGCGCTGGGCGAAGACCTGCTGGACATGGACCAGGTGGATCTACTGATGACCGACAAGGCCCAGGCAGCCCTGGCCCTGTCACAGCACAGCCGCAACCTGCTGTTGGTCGAACGTCAGGTCAGCGACGATGCGCTGATCCGCCAGCGTGCGCGTATTCGCCCGATTGCCAGCCCCGAGGGGGCCTGCTGTGTCGAACGACTGATGGAGCCGTATCCGTCGATGCTGGAGCGTCAACTGGCCCGCATGCACGAGCGGCGCGGCTGA
- a CDS encoding retropepsin-like aspartic protease family protein, whose protein sequence is MSQPPGKRAGRVLMIVAWAAALFLATRFFGQWEDRQLNPNSAVQSSHGEGFIEVSLLANGQGHFVADGAINGQGVHFMLDTGATDVAIPEALARDLALQRGAPVMLSTANGRTEGYRTRLDSLQLGDIHLREVRALVVPGLDGQTVLLGMSALKQLEFTQRGGTMLLRQNLK, encoded by the coding sequence TTGAGTCAGCCACCGGGCAAGCGTGCCGGACGCGTGCTGATGATCGTCGCCTGGGCGGCCGCGCTGTTTCTCGCCACGCGCTTTTTCGGCCAATGGGAAGATCGCCAGCTCAATCCCAACAGCGCGGTGCAGTCCTCCCATGGCGAGGGCTTCATCGAAGTGAGTCTGCTGGCCAACGGCCAGGGTCACTTCGTGGCCGACGGCGCGATCAATGGCCAGGGTGTGCATTTCATGCTCGACACCGGCGCCACCGACGTGGCGATCCCTGAGGCGCTGGCTCGCGACCTGGCGCTGCAACGCGGCGCGCCAGTGATGCTCAGTACCGCCAACGGTCGCACCGAGGGCTATCGCACCCGGCTCGACAGCCTGCAGTTGGGCGATATCCACCTGCGCGAGGTGCGCGCCTTGGTAGTGCCCGGGCTGGACGGCCAGACGGTGCTGCTCGGCATGAGCGCCCTGAAACAACTTGAATTCACTCAGCGCGGCGGCACCATGCTGCTGCGCCAGAACCTGAAATGA
- a CDS encoding rhodanese-like domain-containing protein — protein MTDFSGLPLVIEADDLLPRLQSPELILVDLSSANRYGSGHIPGARLVDGKRTQLGQPPAPGLLPALGDLEKLFSELGHRDDAVYVVYDDEGGGWSGRFIWLLDVIGHKAYHYLNGGIQAWPADQLSTEVPPVANTPVKLRLHGEPTATREYLQSRLGAPDLVVWDARAPQEFSGEKVLAARGGHIPGAINFEWTAGMDLNDRLRIRGDIAQTLQHLGITPDKEVITHCQTHRRSGFTYLVAKALGYPRVKAYAGSWSEWGNHPDTPVDV, from the coding sequence ATGACTGATTTTTCCGGCTTGCCTCTGGTGATCGAAGCCGACGACCTGCTGCCGCGCCTGCAGTCGCCCGAGCTGATCCTGGTCGATCTGAGCAGCGCCAATCGCTACGGCAGCGGCCACATCCCCGGCGCGCGCCTGGTCGACGGCAAGCGCACCCAGCTCGGCCAACCGCCTGCGCCCGGCCTGTTGCCAGCGCTGGGCGATCTGGAAAAGCTATTCAGCGAACTGGGTCATCGCGACGATGCGGTGTACGTGGTGTACGACGACGAAGGCGGCGGCTGGTCCGGGCGCTTCATCTGGCTGCTCGACGTGATCGGGCACAAGGCCTACCACTACCTCAATGGCGGGATCCAGGCCTGGCCTGCCGATCAACTGTCCACCGAGGTGCCGCCCGTGGCGAACACACCGGTTAAGTTGCGCCTGCACGGCGAACCCACCGCGACCCGCGAGTACCTGCAAAGCCGCCTGGGCGCCCCTGACCTGGTGGTCTGGGATGCCCGTGCACCGCAGGAGTTCTCCGGCGAGAAAGTCTTGGCCGCCCGAGGCGGACACATACCCGGTGCGATCAATTTCGAGTGGACCGCCGGCATGGACCTCAACGACCGCCTGCGCATTCGCGGCGATATCGCACAGACCCTTCAGCACCTGGGCATCACCCCCGACAAGGAAGTGATCACCCACTGCCAGACCCACCGTCGCTCCGGCTTCACCTACCTGGTCGCCAAGGCCCTGGGCTATCCACGGGTCAAGGCCTACGCTGGCTCGTGGAGCGAGTGGGGCAATCACCCGGACACGCCTGTAGACGTTTAA
- a CDS encoding HDOD domain-containing protein, which translates to MPIETKLPAQVPSSLEGWVKLLDGIRVPVPKESHDRVLAAVNDNRRSLRDIAELMQDSPSLVLCVMREANHPANASMAEPAESLEVALNRLGLSRILQLMGRLPAVPADDIPPVLRQFLLISQHATQQANGLFASRLARLWQEIHWGSLLFLSPLWPLALAYPKLLDAWELRVIHKGEDAAEVEHALFGVRIMELCRAVALHWRLPEWVTQGYRLLLEEREQLAQVLNIARDPDALNQQHRLDDESGLRRWFNQPANTVLLANGLALSAQVGWDNPHLLRWQLLTALYLQTTLDDVQQQVHQQAAASARHHARHALFHPAEALIWPWEQRRPHPDMLTAPPPPAQDLERWRALCGELLTQPSPFSNSMHLATLARDALLACGMQRVLLLMLDKPNDCLRVQQSAVLPREAAALKVDLNASTLLQKLLSKASQLRLTPENHARFAPLLPTTLRALFPSEHVLLRSLALNEQALMLVIADQGGKPLADVGVQAFGKTAQCIERALASFANRNG; encoded by the coding sequence ATGCCAATCGAAACCAAGCTGCCAGCGCAGGTCCCCTCCTCTCTCGAGGGCTGGGTAAAGCTACTCGACGGTATCCGTGTGCCGGTGCCCAAGGAGAGTCATGACCGCGTCCTGGCGGCGGTCAACGACAACCGCCGCTCGCTGCGCGACATCGCCGAACTGATGCAGGACAGCCCGTCGCTGGTGCTGTGCGTCATGCGCGAGGCCAACCATCCGGCCAACGCCAGCATGGCCGAGCCAGCCGAAAGCCTGGAGGTCGCCCTCAACCGCCTGGGTCTTTCACGCATCCTGCAGCTCATGGGGCGTCTACCGGCGGTGCCGGCCGACGACATCCCGCCGGTGCTGCGCCAGTTCCTGCTGATCAGCCAGCACGCCACGCAACAGGCCAACGGCCTGTTCGCCAGTCGCCTGGCACGGCTGTGGCAGGAAATCCACTGGGGCAGCCTGCTGTTCCTCTCGCCGCTGTGGCCCCTGGCGTTGGCCTACCCCAAGCTGCTCGACGCCTGGGAACTGCGGGTGATCCACAAGGGCGAGGACGCCGCCGAGGTGGAGCATGCGTTGTTCGGCGTGCGCATCATGGAACTGTGCCGGGCCGTCGCCCTGCACTGGCGCCTGCCGGAATGGGTCACCCAGGGCTATCGCCTGCTGCTCGAAGAGCGCGAGCAACTGGCCCAGGTGCTGAATATCGCGCGCGATCCCGATGCACTGAACCAACAGCATCGCCTGGACGACGAAAGCGGTCTGCGCCGCTGGTTCAACCAGCCGGCCAATACCGTGCTGCTCGCCAACGGGCTGGCGCTGTCGGCGCAGGTCGGCTGGGACAACCCGCACCTGCTGCGCTGGCAACTGCTGACCGCGCTGTATTTGCAAACCACCCTGGACGACGTCCAGCAGCAGGTCCACCAGCAGGCGGCCGCCAGCGCCCGCCATCACGCCCGGCATGCGTTGTTCCATCCGGCCGAAGCGCTGATCTGGCCTTGGGAGCAACGCCGGCCGCACCCGGACATGCTCACCGCGCCGCCGCCCCCTGCGCAGGACCTGGAACGCTGGCGTGCCCTGTGTGGCGAGTTGCTGACCCAGCCCAGCCCGTTCAGCAACAGCATGCACCTGGCCACCCTGGCACGTGATGCCTTGCTGGCCTGCGGCATGCAGCGGGTGCTGCTGCTGATGCTGGACAAGCCCAACGACTGCCTGCGCGTGCAGCAAAGCGCCGTCCTGCCGCGTGAGGCGGCGGCGCTCAAGGTCGACCTGAACGCAAGCACCCTGCTGCAAAAACTGCTGAGCAAAGCTTCGCAACTGCGCCTGACGCCGGAAAACCACGCCCGTTTCGCGCCCCTGCTGCCCACCACACTGCGCGCCCTGTTCCCCAGCGAACACGTGCTGCTGCGCTCGCTGGCGTTGAATGAGCAGGCGCTGATGCTGGTGATCGCCGACCAGGGCGGCAAGCCGCTGGCCGATGTTGGCGTGCAGGCGTTTGGCAAAACCGCGCAATGTATCGAGCGCGCACTGGCCAGCTTCGCCAACCGCAATGGCTGA